The sequence GATATGTGGATTATGGAAAATATGAGGTCCTGACCGAAAGCGGGATATGGTATGTGACCAGGTTAAAAGACAATGCTGTCTATCAGGCCCGAAAGGAGTTTAATATTCCTGATCAGGCAGATTCCGGAGTACTCAAGGATGAAGAAATCATCTTACGATATGGCAAGAACAAGCAACAGGAGCACCGTTCCAGGAGAATAGCCTATTGGGACAGCAAAAGTGAACGCCTGTTTGAGTTCATTACCAATAATTTTGAGATGGCAGCAGAGAAGATAGCACTCATCTATAAAAGACGCTGGCAGATAGAGCTATTATTCAAACAGCTTAAGCAGAACTTCCCTTTAAAGTACTTCTTGGGCGACAATGAAAATGCCATAGAAATACAGATATGGTCGGCCATGTTGGCCAATCTCCTTTTGACCTTGATCAAAAGCCAGGTCAAAAGGAAATGGGCTTTCTCCAACTTGGTATCCCTGGTCAGACAGCAATTAATGAATTATATCAGCTTGTATAGGTTCCTGGAGGATCCGGAAGGAAGCTGGAGAGCCATCATACAAGAAGATATTTTGAAAAATCAAAACACACTGTTCCCTGAGATGAGGGGGGCTTGCTCCTGACAAAAACCAAGTAACCGCTTTATAATCAGTAGGTTGAGAATTGAATTTAACTAATATCCGGGTTTACCGGACAACAATGATTTTTAATACCGTTTAAGTGTCAGGGCTTAAAGCGAAGTTTTCCAGACGCCCGCTTTTAGGCCCGCATTTGATTATGCACTCTCGCTTTTGCTTACCGGCCAAGGTTTTCAAAAGCGGGAGTTGTTTTTTAGAAAATGGCCCCGCCCACCAACTGCCTGAAATAGATTGTTTGATTTGGATTTAGGTGAAACATAGATTTAGCGGCAGGCAGGAGCCACTTCTTTTAGAGAATCTAACCACGGCAAAGCCACGGCCTTTTCTTGATTATACAGATCTGTGGTTTGTTAAACCGATATGAAGAAAGTTACCGTTAACCTCCTTAGTCTATTTGGGTTTTATTCGATATGTATTTTCACCGGCTCCATACCATCCGGCATTCATAACCAGACTTATTTTTTCCAGCATGACAAGAAGTTCATCTTCGGTATTCATGGTGCCATAATACTCCCGGTTGACCAGGCTTGAGTCCAACTGAATTTTTACACCGTACTGACGCTCCATATCCTGAACTACTTCTTCCAGCCTGGTTGCCTCATACCGGAAGATACCGTTGCGCCGGGAGAGGTACTTACGGGCATCCGTAACCATTTCTTTTCGAATGGACCGGTTTTCTTTTTCGAAAACTGCCTGTTCATTGGGATGAAGAATGGTCGGCGATTTGTTCTTTTCCCCGGCAGGTTTTAACGACACAGCCCCTTCCAGAAGGGTGACCGTCACATCTTCATCCCCTTCATAAGCTGTCAGGTTAAAGGACGTGCCGAGCACTTTGGTTTCAAGCTGTCCTGAGAGGATAATAAAGGGATGCTGCTTATCAGGTTGCACCTCGAAAAAGGCTTCTCCTTTTAGATTCACCTCCCTTACCGGTCCTCTGAACTCCTTAGGGTACTCCAAAACACTTCCTGGGCTCAGCCAGACTTGGGTGCCATCCGGTAGGGCTATCGTTTTTCGCTCTGCTTTACTTGTCAGCATTGTTTCCATTTTAACCGGTGCCAGGATATTCAGAAGTTCATAGCGGAAGAAATACCCGATGCCCAGCAACAGTACCAGGGAGGCAGCGATGGATAGTATCGTTTTTCTCAAAACTCCGTTTTTAGATGCAGGAGTTTTTTCTCTTGTAAATGATGGACGGCTAATCCGGTTATGCACACGCTCCAGGGCTTGGGAAGTATTGTACCTCCTTATTTGGTCCAGCCATTGGTCCCGTAGCGTTGAATCCTGTAGCTGCTCAAATAATTCCTTGTTCTGCGGGGATCGGTCTATCCAATCCCTGAGTTCTACTTGCTCGGATAATTCAAGTCTTTGGTTCCCGGCTTGTTTTTTAAGCAGGTAGATTACCCTTGCAATATGGGCAGGATCGTTTTCCATATTCTTCCGTTGCGCGATTTTTCCTTGCTTTTACTTCTATCACGACACGGAAAGAGAATAGTACCTATTGGGGCTATAAAAATTTTAAAAAAATTACTCGAAGGTTTGAGTCAGCAAATGGGCATAAGGGTAGATCATCAGCAGCATGAACTGATCCTGGGATATTTTTTTGCGCAAGATGGCCAATCCCCTGAGCTTATGATTTTTTACCGTTTGTACAGACAGCGACATTTCCTGGGCGATCTCCGGTAAGGAAAGCCCTTCTATGTAGGATTTGCGGATAACCGTTCCACATTGGGCCGGAAGGGACTCAATGGCCTGATGAATCTCACGGATCACTTCAGCCCGGATCATATTGGTCAGGTGGCTTTTTGTATAATCCTCAGCGGTATCTAAAAAGTGGCTGTTCCGCTCTGCAGAACGTGCAGCAGTCTTGATAAAATCCAAACAGGCATTCTTGGTGGATTTGTATAAAAAAGAGCGAAGATGATCCCTGGAAGAAAATTCCATCTTCTTTTGCCAGAGCTTTACAAACAGGTTTTCCACTACATCCTCAGCATCGGTCTTGCTTTGCAATATCCTTTCAGCATAGAAGCATAATCCGGGATAAAACTCCTCAAAAACCCGGTCAAATGATTGCCGATAGTTAAATGAATATTTTGAGGCATTATGGTTAGTTCTATCCAGAGGCATGTAGTATTAAGCAGCTTTTTGAAACACCAAAGTAACTATGTGTATGAGAGTTAGACATAAATATAATAATAGTTTGGAAATAGAGTCAACTCCCCACAGGCATAGTTTCTGAAGATTATGCAATTTAATTAGAATATAATTTCTCTTCGATTAAAGAAAAAGAGAAATAAATTATTCCTTCTCTATCTCAGATTTACCATTTGTACCTATGATGTTAATCCTTTTAAGGGTTGAATCAATGATCTCATTAATTGGGCTGCCATGGTTATTTTTAGTTTCAAATATTGAAATCGGATTTTTGGAAATATTTAATACTGTAAGACTTAGTAGTTGTTCCAGCAAATCCTTATTTATCTCTCTGGCGGCATTTTTGTAACCTTCAAAAGCCATAGATACAGCATATTTATATGCATAGTCCTCTCGAATACGGGTAGTAAAACCGTATTGCTTAGCACTAAACCAACATAACCATACACATGAGGCTAAAATCGGAAGTTTAATAATGATTTCTTCCCAATTGGGGTCGGAGATGAGAGGTTTAATCAGTACGAATGACAAGTAGATAAGTAAACCTAAAGTTAAAATGGTAAAGTATTGCCAAAATATCAAAGGAAGTCTCAGTTCGTCTTTACGCTTTTTAAAGGACCCCGCCATTCCTGCTCGATTGGCATCTTCAATTGTTTTTTGAATTAAAGCTTGTTGCTCCTCATTCTTACTGTTAGCTTCATGAAGAGAGTCTAACTCTTCAGAAAATTCCGATTTTGCTTCCTGAATTTCTTCTTTTAAAGAACTTATATCTTCTACCAAGGCCTCGTAATTCCCTTTATTATTAGCTATTGATGTTGAAGAAGTTTTGATTTGCTCCTGCCATTCTGCTATTTGTTCGGCTATAATCTGAATTTTCTCCTTGGCTGATTTGATTTCTGTTTCACTTGAGTTTATGGATTCAACATGTTCAGTATAGAATTCATCTTTTTCTTCCAGCTTTTGTAAAAAACCTTCACTAGACTTTTTAATACTCTCTAGTTTTTCATATAAATCTGAAAGATCATCTATGTCCGAGGCAAGTTCAGATAGTTGATCCTTGGCTTTTTTTAGGTCAATATCTACTCTTATTGGATGATCCGTTACGGCAATATAGGTTTCCCGAATAAGGTATCTTATTTTCTGTACATTATTTAAGAAGTCATCAAATTTGCTTTCGGCAGATTTTAAGATACCTCCCTTTAAGTTCTCCTTACTTTCTTTAATTAGATCGGCTAAACTTCTTTGAAGAAAAATAACTTCAAATTTGTCTTTATAGTCATCTAAATTTCCCAAAAGATCATAACTTTCTTTAAGGGACTGAGTAATTATTCTCTTGCTTATCCCTTCATATCCATAAATGTCTTCCTCATCAGGTAAGTTCTCATCTATGTTATTGATGAGTAAGGTCAGTCTTTGGCGTATTGATTTCATTCTTAAATTACTAAAAAGAGAAGTATTAATTTAGCTTAGTCAAACCATAAAATATCTTTAATTATTGGCTCTTCCAAACAAAAATGGGTATTATATGCTAAAAAACAACATATATAGTTTGTTTTTACGCTATAATTTGTTTTTAAGTGGTGATTTTCTAATCTTCTTAGCAGGAATTATTATTTCTTATACTGGGATACATCATTCCATATCAATCTGAATTTTCATCATTCATGACAAGGTTATTCAATAGAGGAGTATTGTGGATTCTTTCTATTTCCAGATCAATGATCTCCTGAACATCCAGTTTAATGTCCTTATAGTTATCCACTATCTCCGGCGTTGACACATCCCGCACCTTGGGGAGGGACCGGTAATTTCTTGCTTCCAGGGCCAGGGATTCATGGTCATTGATGATCTCATTATGAAAGCCTTTCAGTTCCATTTTTTGATCCGGGGTATCGGCTACCATACCGACAAACTCCCCGGAGGAAAGGGATGAGATCGTAGAGGGAGGTACCGCCTGGTCCAGTTGCCTGGATTTCGTGATGGACGTATCGCTTCTGTTAATGGAGATCGTTTTCCGGTCCTGCAGTATCTTCCCGAACCTTTCGGAGAGTTGTTTGGCTGTTTCTCCCAAAACCTGGCCACTGATAAAATTCCCAACCGTGTTCATGATTACTTCTGCCTGTTCCCGCCCATAGTCTTTTCTAAGCTGGCTGTAATCCTGAACGCCCAGGCAGGTAGCTACCTTATTGCTTCGGGCCGTGGCAATAAGATTATCCATCCCGTTGAAATAAATGGTGGGAAATTCATCAAATATTAAACTGGATTTTAATTTGTCCTTTTGGTTGACCAGTTTGGTGATCCTTGATATATAGAGAGAAAGTACAGCTCCATAGACCTGCTGCTTTTGCGGGTTGTTACCCATGCATACGATCTTGGGTTCCTCGGGATTATTGATATCCAGGGTAAAGTCGCTTTCAGAAAGCACATAATATAGCTGGGGTGAGGATAAGCGGGCCATGGTGATTTTGGCACTGGCAATCTGTCCCTCCAGTTGATCCGTTGCTCCCTTTTGATAGGCTGAAACAAAAGGGTTGATCAGTACCTCAATCTCCGGCTCGGTTCGAAGTACGGGAAAAAGTTGATCGTATTCCACTTGCATCAATTCGATGACATGCGGAAGTGTACAATATTTCCCGTGCCTGTGTTTTTTCAAAAACCAGATTACTGCCGTTAGAAAGTTGATTGGGGATTCTACAAAGAAGTCCCCTTGCTTTTTTATCCAGTCACGGTTCAGTCCCATCATTATAGTACGGGCGGCTTCGCTGGCATCGGTGATGTCCAGCATAGTTTCCGGTTCTAAAGGGTTACAGCGATGGGTATGGGAAAGCCTGTCAAAATTGATGGTATAAAAGGATGGTTTTATGCTATAGGCATGCTGGTTCTTCAGTAAGGTGTTATAAGCGATAATCGACAGATCGTCATACTTAAAATCATATACAAACATGGAGAATCCCTTGGCAATATGTTGGGTGATCACGTGACGGATCACAAAATAACTTTTTCCGGAACCCGGTGTACCGGCAACCAATAAGGCCCTGAAGGGATTAATGATATTGACCCAGGATTTGCGGATCTTTCCCTTTAGGTTATAGCGGGCAGGCAGGTTTACTGAGTATTCGTTTTCTAAGAGCCGCTCTTCCTGCGGGAATGTTTCATTCAAATGATTGAATACGCTCTTTGCCATCTTTACCTTCAGCAGTCTGCTCAGCAATGCTCCCCCTGATAGCACCAGTAAGAACCCAACAGAAGTAACCCCAATGTAGAGCAC comes from Echinicola vietnamensis DSM 17526 and encodes:
- a CDS encoding IS4 family transposase, which gives rise to MGKSSNFSGQPIFNQLIKFIDKGEVREIARRHNAERYVKKFTTYNHLIVMLFVAFEGYHSIRETLVGLLANAHRLAHLGLNYVVRRSTLSEANKRRVSDVFADIYMSVYQRHGDSLTDSRLKDADMKRLYIMDSTTISLFKDILKGVGRNPKTGKKKGGIKAHTIIRASDHVPYLVRYSAAVRHDHTFLDEVFNLPGGSIITFDKGYVDYGKYEVLTESGIWYVTRLKDNAVYQARKEFNIPDQADSGVLKDEEIILRYGKNKQQEHRSRRIAYWDSKSERLFEFITNNFEMAAEKIALIYKRRWQIELLFKQLKQNFPLKYFLGDNENAIEIQIWSAMLANLLLTLIKSQVKRKWAFSNLVSLVRQQLMNYISLYRFLEDPEGSWRAIIQEDILKNQNTLFPEMRGACS
- a CDS encoding FecR family protein, whose product is MENDPAHIARVIYLLKKQAGNQRLELSEQVELRDWIDRSPQNKELFEQLQDSTLRDQWLDQIRRYNTSQALERVHNRISRPSFTREKTPASKNGVLRKTILSIAASLVLLLGIGYFFRYELLNILAPVKMETMLTSKAERKTIALPDGTQVWLSPGSVLEYPKEFRGPVREVNLKGEAFFEVQPDKQHPFIILSGQLETKVLGTSFNLTAYEGDEDVTVTLLEGAVSLKPAGEKNKSPTILHPNEQAVFEKENRSIRKEMVTDARKYLSRRNGIFRYEATRLEEVVQDMERQYGVKIQLDSSLVNREYYGTMNTEDELLVMLEKISLVMNAGWYGAGENTYRIKPK
- a CDS encoding RNA polymerase sigma-70 factor produces the protein MPLDRTNHNASKYSFNYRQSFDRVFEEFYPGLCFYAERILQSKTDAEDVVENLFVKLWQKKMEFSSRDHLRSFLYKSTKNACLDFIKTAARSAERNSHFLDTAEDYTKSHLTNMIRAEVIREIHQAIESLPAQCGTVIRKSYIEGLSLPEIAQEMSLSVQTVKNHKLRGLAILRKKISQDQFMLLMIYPYAHLLTQTFE
- a CDS encoding coiled-coil domain-containing protein → MKSIRQRLTLLINNIDENLPDEEDIYGYEGISKRIITQSLKESYDLLGNLDDYKDKFEVIFLQRSLADLIKESKENLKGGILKSAESKFDDFLNNVQKIRYLIRETYIAVTDHPIRVDIDLKKAKDQLSELASDIDDLSDLYEKLESIKKSSEGFLQKLEEKDEFYTEHVESINSSETEIKSAKEKIQIIAEQIAEWQEQIKTSSTSIANNKGNYEALVEDISSLKEEIQEAKSEFSEELDSLHEANSKNEEQQALIQKTIEDANRAGMAGSFKKRKDELRLPLIFWQYFTILTLGLLIYLSFVLIKPLISDPNWEEIIIKLPILASCVWLCWFSAKQYGFTTRIREDYAYKYAVSMAFEGYKNAAREINKDLLEQLLSLTVLNISKNPISIFETKNNHGSPINEIIDSTLKRINIIGTNGKSEIEKE
- the mobC gene encoding conjugal transfer protein MobC, which gives rise to MQTGENTEGLRKIIDLTRKLSIGMLCLHFYYYCFSAFEAWGLTHEITFRLIKGLRKTGLFDHGFISKGFALGLLLISLVGAKGKKSEGLKLSQALWPLTFGLMMYWASDGIFYLNFEGEEVAVLYIGVTSVGFLLVLSGGALLSRLLKVKMAKSVFNHLNETFPQEERLLENEYSVNLPARYNLKGKIRKSWVNIINPFRALLVAGTPGSGKSYFVIRHVITQHIAKGFSMFVYDFKYDDLSIIAYNTLLKNQHAYSIKPSFYTINFDRLSHTHRCNPLEPETMLDITDASEAARTIMMGLNRDWIKKQGDFFVESPINFLTAVIWFLKKHRHGKYCTLPHVIELMQVEYDQLFPVLRTEPEIEVLINPFVSAYQKGATDQLEGQIASAKITMARLSSPQLYYVLSESDFTLDINNPEEPKIVCMGNNPQKQQVYGAVLSLYISRITKLVNQKDKLKSSLIFDEFPTIYFNGMDNLIATARSNKVATCLGVQDYSQLRKDYGREQAEVIMNTVGNFISGQVLGETAKQLSERFGKILQDRKTISINRSDTSITKSRQLDQAVPPSTISSLSSGEFVGMVADTPDQKMELKGFHNEIINDHESLALEARNYRSLPKVRDVSTPEIVDNYKDIKLDVQEIIDLEIERIHNTPLLNNLVMNDENSD